From the genome of Tautonia marina, one region includes:
- a CDS encoding sugar phosphate isomerase/epimerase family protein gives MFVSCSTLCFADRPLEAALRQIAELEFNKFDLALVEGGPHLSPSEVAADPEAALHRLRRGPSLSPSALDLDFGAVDSETLRKRFEAICRFSKLLTVAVLTIPAAPIGTPLDQEIERLSALAQVANREGLVLSVRTHRETLTSDPAVALSLCQSITGLGITLDPSHYVLGPHAGKNYDDLFPYVQNLHFRDTGKNPGEEQVRVGQGKVDYARIVTILDRHGYNRSLTVALINHGDCSFDVEVEVRKMKLLLESLI, from the coding sequence ATGTTCGTCTCATGCAGCACCCTCTGCTTTGCCGATCGGCCGCTCGAAGCGGCCCTGCGTCAGATTGCCGAACTGGAGTTCAATAAGTTCGACCTGGCATTGGTCGAGGGTGGGCCTCACCTGAGTCCCTCAGAGGTCGCAGCCGATCCCGAGGCCGCCTTGCATCGTCTCAGGAGAGGCCCGAGCCTCTCCCCCTCTGCTCTGGATCTCGACTTTGGCGCGGTCGATTCGGAAACGCTCCGGAAACGGTTCGAAGCAATCTGCCGTTTTTCGAAACTGCTGACCGTCGCCGTTCTGACGATTCCCGCTGCGCCGATCGGTACGCCCCTGGATCAGGAAATCGAGCGGCTCTCTGCACTGGCCCAGGTGGCGAATCGAGAGGGCCTGGTGCTGTCGGTTCGGACGCATCGAGAAACCTTGACCTCAGACCCCGCAGTGGCGTTGAGCCTCTGTCAGTCGATCACGGGACTGGGAATCACGCTTGATCCGAGCCACTACGTTCTGGGGCCACACGCCGGAAAAAACTACGACGATCTTTTCCCCTACGTCCAGAATCTTCACTTCCGCGATACGGGCAAGAATCCCGGCGAAGAACAGGTCCGGGTGGGACAGGGAAAGGTCGATTACGCTCGAATCGTCACGATTCTCGACCGCCACGGGTACAACCGATCGCTGACCGTGGCTCTGATCAACCACGGTGACTGTTCGTTTGATGTCGAGGTTGAAGTCCGGAAGATGAAGCTGCTGCTTGAAAGTCTGATCTGA
- a CDS encoding alpha/beta hydrolase: MGSALILMVAGMFPPTELPADPPHPKDAANPSPHAAMLALSYGEGPRSYWIFEPTDPTPSKPAPVVVFLHGWMSTNPGLYGAWIAHLTRRGNIVIYPRYQQDWTTRPAEFLPNALDAIRKALVVLDTAPGRTRPDRNRFALIGHSAGGNLAAQLAAMADEVGLPQPKALITVLPGEVLPSSEPALDQIPASTALVVIAAQEDMVVGDERARAIFQAASSIPNRHKQYIFLRSDRSAEPALVADHASATAALSWLDTGEGPFHSMQMNLATVDRLDTAIIWPAADLAMEAGFSGRRLDQLTHSGARFQHVGHREDGLPIRPPLVSNTLTSIPRVTLANGVRLVRWPSSVFDPVSRPIVQLNARRAEPTRVPLTEDAGAIPPDDRVIQAASEARGEVLR, from the coding sequence GTGGGATCAGCACTGATTCTGATGGTGGCCGGGATGTTTCCACCGACCGAACTCCCGGCCGATCCGCCCCATCCCAAGGATGCCGCGAACCCCTCGCCTCACGCCGCGATGCTCGCGCTAAGCTACGGAGAAGGGCCCCGGTCGTACTGGATCTTCGAGCCGACCGACCCCACTCCCTCGAAACCGGCCCCGGTCGTGGTTTTCTTGCACGGCTGGATGTCGACCAACCCCGGCCTTTACGGCGCCTGGATTGCCCATCTGACCCGTCGGGGGAACATTGTCATCTATCCTCGGTATCAGCAGGACTGGACCACCCGACCGGCTGAGTTCCTTCCCAATGCGCTCGACGCCATTCGCAAGGCCCTGGTCGTGCTCGACACGGCCCCCGGCCGTACGCGACCAGACCGTAACCGATTTGCTCTGATCGGCCACTCGGCCGGAGGCAATCTGGCGGCACAACTCGCGGCGATGGCCGATGAGGTCGGACTGCCGCAACCCAAGGCGCTCATCACGGTCCTTCCGGGAGAAGTCCTCCCCTCAAGCGAGCCGGCCCTGGACCAGATCCCCGCCTCGACGGCGCTGGTCGTGATTGCAGCCCAGGAAGACATGGTCGTCGGCGACGAGCGGGCTCGGGCCATCTTTCAGGCGGCCAGTTCAATCCCCAATCGCCATAAACAGTACATCTTCCTTCGAAGCGATCGATCCGCCGAGCCTGCGCTCGTGGCCGATCATGCGTCCGCCACCGCCGCGTTGAGCTGGCTCGATACGGGAGAAGGCCCGTTTCATTCCATGCAGATGAACCTGGCCACGGTCGATCGCCTCGACACGGCGATCATCTGGCCCGCGGCCGATCTGGCCATGGAAGCTGGTTTCTCGGGGCGGCGGTTGGATCAACTGACTCATTCCGGCGCCCGGTTCCAGCACGTCGGACACCGTGAGGACGGCTTACCGATTCGTCCTCCGCTGGTTTCGAACACCCTGACGAGCATTCCTCGGGTCACCCTGGCCAATGGGGTCCGGCTGGTCCGCTGGCCCTCCTCGGTCTTTGATCCCGTCTCTCGGCCGATCGTGCAGCTCAATGCTCGCCGAGCCGAGCCAACCCGTGTCCCGCTGACCGAAGATGCCGGGGCAATTCCCCCGGATGATCGCGTGATCCAGGCCGCTTCCGAGGCTCGGGGAGAGGTGCTTCGCTGA
- a CDS encoding baeRF10 domain-containing protein, whose translation MMPITRDDLEILLDTPQQLDYVVSAYADLTVRDGFRHFASTELANIARAADVALSEAEARKVLDEHVGPILREVEHAKPGTRGLAAFSAPERGLFHVVSLNFPVENKLVLDEDPFVLPLLERWFGDPSYLVALMDSHELHLFEAHSGHAEHVTGLNKEVPVEIQRDKPRFTYKKRFLDTFHERQQQLTNDQFLKEAADLISDHYRAGAFTGLILLGQAPTTSAIRQLLHKEADAAVVLEHAQAMRPEPKVKDVEHDVALAMEQWRASERTRILDELKQRWDRGHLVANGPTEVLDALQQGRAVSVIFGADRTMPGSRCLSCGYRFGAPTAECVYCNGRTINVNAVQEILRMAVRQRMARVHLLDPPAERAADPMARANGVAAFLRAEANWNPSESRRA comes from the coding sequence ATGATGCCAATCACCCGAGACGACCTGGAGATCCTGCTGGATACCCCTCAGCAGCTTGACTACGTCGTCAGTGCGTATGCAGACCTGACGGTTCGTGACGGATTCCGGCATTTCGCCAGTACGGAACTGGCCAACATTGCCCGAGCGGCCGATGTGGCCCTTTCGGAAGCCGAGGCCCGCAAGGTCCTCGATGAGCATGTCGGGCCAATCCTTCGCGAGGTCGAACACGCCAAGCCAGGAACCCGAGGGCTGGCCGCCTTTAGCGCTCCGGAGCGTGGCCTGTTCCACGTCGTCTCGCTGAACTTCCCGGTCGAAAACAAGCTGGTGCTGGATGAGGACCCGTTCGTCCTTCCCTTGCTGGAGCGATGGTTCGGGGATCCAAGCTATCTGGTGGCCTTGATGGATTCGCACGAACTGCATCTCTTTGAGGCCCATTCCGGACATGCCGAGCATGTGACCGGCCTGAACAAGGAGGTGCCCGTCGAGATCCAGCGCGACAAGCCGCGCTTCACCTACAAGAAGCGTTTTCTCGACACCTTCCACGAGCGCCAGCAGCAACTGACGAACGATCAGTTTCTCAAGGAAGCCGCCGACCTCATTTCGGACCATTACCGAGCTGGTGCGTTCACTGGTCTGATTTTGCTCGGGCAGGCACCGACCACCTCAGCGATCCGACAGTTACTGCACAAGGAGGCTGATGCCGCGGTTGTCCTGGAGCACGCACAGGCCATGCGACCCGAGCCGAAGGTCAAGGATGTCGAACATGATGTTGCTCTGGCCATGGAGCAATGGCGGGCCTCCGAGCGGACCCGGATCCTCGACGAACTGAAGCAGCGATGGGACCGCGGCCATCTGGTGGCCAATGGACCGACCGAGGTGCTGGACGCCCTTCAACAGGGGCGGGCGGTGTCGGTGATTTTCGGGGCCGATCGAACCATGCCGGGTTCGCGTTGCCTCTCGTGCGGCTATCGGTTCGGCGCTCCGACGGCCGAATGCGTGTACTGCAATGGTCGAACGATCAACGTGAATGCGGTGCAGGAGATCCTTCGGATGGCCGTCCGCCAACGAATGGCTCGGGTCCACCTGCTCGACCCACCGGCCGAACGGGCCGCCGATCCGATGGCCCGAGCCAATGGCGTGGCCGCGTTCCTGCGAGCCGAGGCGAACTGGAACCCCTCGGAGTCACGTCGGGCTTGA
- the nadD gene encoding nicotinate-nucleotide adenylyltransferase: MRLGLFGGTFDPIHLGHLILAESCREALALDEVWFVVAGQPPHKGGDRTAVADRIEMVRIAIAGHPNFTVSEVEANSPGPHYTYETLEATVRDRPDDQLFFLIGGDSLVDLPTWREPGRVMELATVVAVGRPGFVEPAADLMRPILDRAPKARPIERVDAPQIEIASRDLRRRVVEGRSIRYLVPRGVEAFIKARNLYRGSSD, translated from the coding sequence ATGCGATTAGGTTTGTTCGGTGGCACCTTCGATCCGATTCACCTCGGTCACCTGATCCTTGCCGAATCATGTCGGGAGGCCCTGGCGCTGGATGAGGTCTGGTTTGTGGTCGCCGGCCAGCCGCCGCACAAAGGCGGTGATCGGACAGCGGTGGCTGATCGGATCGAGATGGTCCGAATCGCCATTGCCGGCCACCCGAACTTTACCGTCTCGGAGGTCGAGGCGAACTCGCCAGGTCCCCACTACACCTATGAGACGCTCGAGGCGACGGTCCGAGATCGGCCAGACGACCAGTTGTTCTTCCTGATCGGGGGTGACAGCCTGGTGGACCTGCCCACCTGGCGCGAACCGGGGCGGGTGATGGAACTGGCGACGGTTGTTGCAGTGGGTCGGCCGGGGTTCGTCGAGCCCGCCGCCGACCTGATGCGGCCGATCCTCGATCGGGCTCCGAAGGCCCGCCCGATCGAGCGGGTCGACGCTCCTCAGATCGAGATTGCCTCGCGAGACTTGAGACGCCGGGTCGTTGAGGGGCGAAGCATCCGCTACCTCGTTCCTCGGGGAGTCGAGGCGTTCATCAAGGCTCGAAATCTGTATCGGGGCAGCTCGGATTGA
- a CDS encoding acetyltransferase, with protein MTDEIRAIAPDDLPALSRFLTEAFGVSPDATFAAPDILSWKLFDPMGGPSDLPSGLVALKEGQIVGSIGLHATVIHQAGRGVDPRTIPAIHPIDWVVSEAGVGMGARLLMRVHRMANVHLAIGLTPSSAAMGNRTGYVIRQQIPVWRRVLKPWSRLRNRSGGGWARRVLGTGRDALGMLRWRRSPVTRVELESVTEFGPTVDEVIARLAMPLCFTRRDPALLNHFLRFPRPWFEGKMIRREGSVRGFLMVSVVPQQSVTRGKIVDCFLDDSDPDLWLASLQAATEELRRAGADVAECFATTPWMTEALRGSGYRPVFEIPFYVRDRSGLIPQEIPFHLTQLEADYAYT; from the coding sequence ATGACCGATGAGATTCGAGCGATCGCCCCGGACGATCTCCCCGCGTTGAGCCGGTTCTTGACCGAGGCGTTCGGCGTCTCGCCCGATGCGACCTTCGCCGCGCCGGACATTCTTTCCTGGAAGCTGTTCGACCCGATGGGAGGACCTTCGGATCTCCCTTCCGGCCTGGTCGCCCTGAAAGAGGGGCAGATCGTCGGCTCGATCGGCTTGCATGCGACGGTCATTCACCAGGCCGGCCGCGGCGTCGATCCGAGGACGATTCCCGCCATCCACCCGATCGACTGGGTTGTTTCCGAGGCGGGGGTTGGGATGGGAGCCCGTTTGCTCATGCGGGTTCATCGGATGGCAAACGTCCACCTGGCGATCGGCCTGACCCCGTCGTCGGCGGCGATGGGAAACCGGACCGGATACGTCATCCGGCAACAGATTCCCGTCTGGCGTCGTGTGTTGAAACCCTGGTCTCGACTTCGGAACCGGAGCGGGGGAGGATGGGCCAGACGAGTACTCGGCACGGGCCGAGATGCGCTCGGGATGCTCCGATGGCGTCGCTCGCCGGTCACTCGGGTCGAGCTGGAATCGGTCACCGAATTCGGCCCGACCGTTGACGAGGTCATTGCTCGACTGGCCATGCCACTCTGCTTCACCCGGCGCGACCCGGCCTTGCTCAATCACTTTCTCCGGTTCCCTCGCCCCTGGTTCGAGGGCAAGATGATTCGTCGGGAAGGTTCGGTTCGGGGATTCCTGATGGTGAGCGTCGTGCCGCAACAGTCGGTGACTCGGGGAAAGATCGTCGATTGCTTTCTCGACGATTCGGACCCAGACCTTTGGCTTGCGAGTCTCCAGGCCGCCACGGAGGAGCTTCGCCGAGCCGGGGCCGACGTTGCCGAGTGCTTCGCCACGACCCCCTGGATGACCGAGGCGTTGCGGGGTTCCGGCTATCGACCCGTCTTTGAGATCCCGTTCTACGTCAGGGATCGATCGGGATTGATTCCGCAGGAGATCCCGTTTCATCTGACCCAGCTCGAAGCAGACTACGCTTACACGTAA
- a CDS encoding polysaccharide deacetylase family protein: protein MLNKRRFLAHRMRDLGLLRVIERLARRPCLLVLAYHRIGDPASTPDYGPVFSATPEDFRAQIKVIQRAFRLLNPTELVDAASGEMPLTEPCAAITFDDGYRDQYHHALPALVDAGASATFFIPPDLIDHPRPFWWDLVSRIIRQTNRERLELEEPARLSLDLTRTTRDEALAQVVRACLAARRLDEVRLAEHLQERAGVSLDLDALGRSAMMTWEQVEALAEAGMGIGSHGQTHRRLADLDESEQSEELVSSKRSLEARLGRTVDAISYPYGEQGDYDDRTCRLAHETGYRAGFTFGGRPNRPGSGRPFEVARINVGSADSPEMVRARLALDRLFGRSFI, encoded by the coding sequence ATGCTCAACAAGCGTCGGTTCCTGGCTCACCGGATGAGGGATCTCGGTCTGCTTCGCGTGATCGAGCGGCTGGCCCGAAGACCGTGCCTGCTCGTGCTGGCGTACCACCGGATCGGAGACCCGGCCAGCACTCCGGACTATGGGCCGGTCTTCTCGGCGACTCCCGAAGACTTCCGGGCCCAGATCAAGGTGATCCAACGGGCCTTCCGACTGCTCAACCCAACCGAGTTGGTGGACGCGGCCAGCGGTGAGATGCCCCTCACCGAACCCTGCGCCGCGATCACCTTCGACGACGGCTATCGCGATCAGTACCATCATGCCTTGCCCGCCCTTGTCGATGCGGGAGCTTCGGCCACCTTCTTCATTCCGCCGGACCTGATCGACCATCCCCGACCGTTCTGGTGGGACCTCGTCTCGCGGATCATCCGGCAGACCAACCGGGAGCGCCTGGAGCTGGAGGAACCGGCCAGGCTCAGTCTCGATCTGACCCGGACGACCCGAGACGAGGCTCTTGCCCAGGTCGTCCGGGCCTGCCTCGCCGCGCGTCGGCTCGATGAGGTTCGGCTGGCTGAGCACTTGCAGGAACGAGCCGGTGTTAGCCTCGATCTCGACGCCCTCGGCCGATCGGCGATGATGACCTGGGAGCAGGTCGAAGCTCTGGCTGAGGCGGGCATGGGGATCGGTTCCCACGGCCAGACGCACCGGAGACTGGCCGATCTGGACGAGTCGGAACAGTCGGAGGAACTGGTCAGCTCGAAGCGATCGCTGGAGGCCCGGCTGGGCCGAACGGTTGATGCCATTTCGTATCCCTATGGAGAGCAAGGAGATTACGACGATCGGACGTGCCGCCTCGCACACGAGACCGGCTATCGAGCGGGGTTTACCTTCGGGGGTCGTCCGAATCGCCCCGGATCGGGACGACCATTCGAGGTGGCTCGGATCAACGTCGGGTCGGCCGACTCTCCCGAGATGGTTCGGGCGAGGTTGGCGCTCGACCGGCTCTTTGGTCGATCGTTCATCTGA
- the priA gene encoding replication restart helicase PriA, with amino-acid sequence MTRADADDRSQGALFAVEAEGPFAGVVFNRPMEEVYTYAIPRHLRQSLRVGQRVRVPLGRSNQAVTAYCVRIEPTANVAPGKVKEVLEILDDPPLIDGVMLDLTHWMAGYYSCSWGQALDAVVPAGVKKQAGTRIATCLTVPDEVRLARDTLALPPRQAEILELLCKAEGTLSVTDVCRLAKCTTAPIASLRKRGLIHTVRRRMSRAPVAGPIDPEPSENDHDGKAPVALTPEQAKVLDQLDPVLGSDSFQTFLLHGVTGSGKTEVYLSAIERVVERGREAIVLVPEISLTPQTIRRFRRRFDRVAVLHSHLSDAERHRHWRAIAAGEIQVVVGARSAIFAPTRKLGLIVIDEEHESTFKQETTPRYHARDVAVKRAQLEKVPVVLGSATPSLETWANTERGRYTRLTLARRVAERRMPRVDIIDMRHEKPTKGQPLLAIGGLMRRAMTEALADDGQVILLLNRRGFHTFILCPKCGNVLKCGACDVALTHHKERHKALCHTCDAEYDPPDSCPSCRYQRLHYGGIGTERLEREVRDAFPQHVVRRMDSDTMRSPGAYEQVLGAFRARQVHILLGTQMIAKGLDFPDVTLVGVVNADTSLHLPDFRAAERTFQLVAQVAGRTGRGDRPGRVLVQTYTPDAPAISFAARHDYLGFVAQELPEREKNGCPPFGRVVRLIARGPSEAEVVGYLESFAQLLRELADDSVRLLGPAPAPVMKIKHLFRYHLQLRAPAPGPLQRILRVALPLADPPQPIELAVDVDPVSLL; translated from the coding sequence ATGACCCGAGCTGACGCCGACGACCGAAGCCAGGGGGCCCTGTTTGCCGTCGAGGCCGAGGGACCGTTTGCGGGGGTCGTCTTCAACCGGCCGATGGAGGAGGTCTATACGTATGCGATCCCCCGGCACTTGCGGCAAAGCCTGAGAGTCGGGCAGCGGGTTCGGGTGCCGCTCGGACGATCGAATCAGGCGGTCACGGCCTACTGTGTCCGGATCGAGCCGACGGCCAACGTTGCGCCCGGGAAGGTCAAGGAAGTCCTGGAGATCCTGGATGACCCGCCGCTGATCGACGGCGTGATGCTCGACCTGACACACTGGATGGCGGGGTATTACTCCTGCTCGTGGGGCCAGGCGCTTGATGCCGTGGTGCCGGCCGGGGTGAAAAAGCAGGCGGGAACCCGGATCGCCACCTGTTTGACCGTTCCGGACGAGGTCCGCCTGGCCCGAGACACGCTGGCCTTGCCTCCTCGTCAGGCGGAGATTCTGGAACTGCTCTGCAAGGCTGAGGGGACCTTGTCGGTCACCGACGTTTGCCGATTGGCCAAATGCACGACCGCGCCGATCGCCTCGTTGCGCAAACGAGGGTTGATTCACACCGTCCGACGCCGGATGAGCCGGGCTCCGGTGGCCGGCCCGATCGATCCGGAGCCTTCGGAGAACGACCACGACGGCAAGGCTCCGGTCGCGCTGACCCCCGAGCAGGCGAAGGTCCTCGACCAGCTTGATCCGGTCCTCGGCAGCGATAGCTTCCAGACGTTTCTGCTTCATGGGGTCACCGGCAGCGGGAAAACCGAGGTCTACCTGAGTGCGATTGAGCGGGTGGTGGAGCGCGGGCGAGAAGCGATTGTGCTGGTTCCCGAGATCAGCCTGACGCCGCAAACCATCCGGCGCTTTCGGCGGCGGTTCGACCGGGTGGCCGTCTTGCACAGCCACCTGAGCGACGCCGAGCGGCACCGGCATTGGCGGGCGATCGCGGCGGGCGAAATCCAGGTGGTCGTCGGCGCTCGGTCGGCCATCTTCGCGCCAACGCGGAAGCTGGGGTTGATCGTCATTGATGAGGAACATGAATCGACCTTCAAGCAAGAAACGACTCCCAGATATCATGCTCGGGACGTGGCGGTGAAGCGGGCCCAGTTGGAAAAGGTGCCGGTGGTTCTGGGATCGGCCACGCCGTCGCTCGAAACCTGGGCCAACACGGAGCGAGGCAGGTACACCCGGTTGACGCTCGCTCGCCGGGTTGCAGAGCGGAGAATGCCTCGGGTCGACATCATCGACATGAGGCACGAGAAGCCGACCAAGGGGCAGCCCTTGCTGGCGATCGGCGGCCTGATGCGACGGGCAATGACCGAAGCGCTTGCCGACGATGGCCAGGTGATCCTCCTGCTCAATCGCCGGGGGTTCCACACGTTCATCCTCTGCCCGAAGTGCGGCAACGTCTTGAAGTGCGGCGCCTGCGACGTGGCCCTGACCCACCACAAGGAGCGGCACAAGGCTCTCTGCCACACCTGCGACGCCGAGTACGATCCGCCCGACAGTTGCCCAAGCTGCCGGTATCAGCGGCTGCATTACGGCGGGATTGGCACCGAGCGGCTGGAGCGGGAGGTCCGCGACGCCTTTCCGCAACACGTCGTGCGGCGGATGGATTCGGACACGATGCGATCTCCGGGAGCGTACGAGCAGGTGCTCGGCGCCTTCCGGGCGAGGCAGGTGCACATCCTGCTGGGCACGCAGATGATCGCCAAGGGGCTCGACTTCCCGGACGTGACCCTGGTGGGAGTGGTCAACGCCGATACGTCACTCCACCTGCCGGACTTCCGGGCGGCCGAGCGGACCTTTCAGCTCGTCGCCCAGGTGGCCGGACGGACGGGCAGGGGGGATCGGCCGGGGCGGGTCCTCGTGCAGACCTATACGCCGGATGCCCCGGCGATCTCGTTCGCGGCGCGACACGATTACCTCGGGTTCGTCGCCCAGGAACTTCCCGAACGGGAGAAGAACGGCTGTCCGCCGTTCGGTCGGGTCGTCCGATTGATCGCTCGGGGGCCGTCGGAGGCCGAGGTGGTCGGCTACCTCGAATCGTTCGCTCAGTTGCTCCGGGAGCTGGCGGACGATTCCGTTCGATTGCTCGGCCCGGCCCCTGCGCCGGTGATGAAGATCAAACACCTGTTCCGATACCATCTCCAACTTCGGGCTCCAGCCCCGGGACCGCTCCAGCGGATCCTCCGGGTTGCCTTGCCACTGGCTGATCCTCCGCAGCCGATCGAGCTGGCGGTCGATGTGGACCCGGTGAGCCTGCTTTGA
- a CDS encoding amino acid kinase family protein has protein sequence MPPPLLVAKVGGSLLNWSGLPDALTAFLDRKRARRLVLVVGGGETVDVIRSLDQTHSLGERASHHLALRAMDLTSHCLAAIVPGLVVVETIAELPPLWNGHLVPVFAPRRFLDQEDQSVSDPLPHSWSVTSDSIAARLADRLGADSLVLLKSTDAPASIDRSEAASLGLVDPSFPAVSLPIPRVSILNLRDARLQETELP, from the coding sequence ATGCCCCCTCCCCTCCTCGTCGCCAAGGTCGGCGGCAGCCTGCTCAACTGGAGTGGCCTGCCCGACGCCCTCACGGCCTTCCTCGATCGAAAACGTGCCCGCCGCCTTGTTCTCGTGGTCGGGGGCGGTGAGACGGTCGATGTGATTCGCTCCCTCGACCAGACCCACAGCCTCGGCGAGCGAGCGTCGCATCACCTCGCGCTCCGGGCGATGGACCTCACCTCCCACTGCCTCGCTGCAATCGTCCCCGGTCTGGTCGTGGTCGAGACGATCGCCGAGCTCCCTCCCCTCTGGAACGGCCACCTGGTCCCCGTCTTCGCTCCTCGACGGTTCCTGGATCAGGAAGATCAATCCGTCTCTGACCCCCTGCCCCACTCCTGGAGCGTGACCTCCGACTCCATCGCCGCCCGCCTCGCCGATCGGCTCGGGGCCGATTCCCTCGTCCTGCTCAAAAGCACGGACGCCCCGGCTTCCATCGACCGTTCGGAAGCCGCCTCCCTCGGCCTGGTCGATCCTTCGTTCCCCGCCGTCTCCCTGCCCATCCCCCGCGTCTCGATCCTCAACCTGCGTGACGCCCGGCTTCAGGAAACGGAACTCCCCTGA
- a CDS encoding hydantoinase/oxoprolinase family protein, whose protein sequence is MSTGDSRPLWLGLDIGGANIKAAHTSGQAQILPFEVWKRPSDLAPTLARLGRVLPEAHAVAVTMTAELCDCFTTKSEGVAAVLGAVWKAFPGKPIHVWGTDGQFHDIETAVLHPDLAAAANWLALATLAARLIPEGPGILIDIGSTTADLVPIKDGKPTTRGLTDTRRLQTGELLYAGVRRTPIMALATELPHRGEPTGLAAEMFASTLDIYLTLGDLVPDPTDLSTCDGRPATIEASRDRLARMVAADRDAFSPDDALSLARAADEVLIARLRRSAERACTATVGQPRGAVVCGSGSFLARRVAQHLIEPGDPILAIDDVWGPLASHAGCAYSLVVLAGERAHPEPS, encoded by the coding sequence ATGAGTACCGGAGACTCCCGACCTCTCTGGCTTGGCCTCGACATCGGCGGCGCGAACATCAAGGCCGCTCACACCAGCGGGCAGGCTCAGATCCTCCCCTTCGAGGTCTGGAAACGCCCCTCCGACCTGGCACCCACCCTCGCCCGACTCGGCCGAGTCTTGCCCGAGGCCCACGCCGTCGCCGTCACCATGACCGCCGAACTGTGCGACTGCTTCACGACCAAATCCGAAGGGGTCGCCGCCGTCCTCGGCGCCGTCTGGAAAGCGTTTCCCGGCAAACCGATTCACGTCTGGGGGACCGACGGCCAGTTCCACGACATCGAAACGGCCGTCCTCCATCCCGACCTCGCCGCCGCCGCCAACTGGCTGGCCCTGGCCACCCTCGCCGCCCGATTGATCCCCGAAGGCCCCGGCATTCTCATCGACATTGGCTCCACCACCGCCGATCTCGTCCCGATCAAGGACGGAAAGCCGACCACCCGAGGACTGACCGACACCCGACGCCTTCAGACCGGCGAGCTGCTCTATGCCGGGGTCCGACGCACTCCGATCATGGCCCTCGCCACCGAGCTTCCCCACCGCGGCGAACCAACCGGTCTGGCCGCCGAGATGTTTGCCTCTACGCTCGACATCTATCTCACCCTCGGCGACCTTGTTCCCGACCCAACGGATCTCTCCACCTGCGACGGCCGCCCCGCCACGATCGAAGCCTCTCGTGACCGCCTCGCCCGCATGGTGGCCGCCGACCGCGACGCTTTCTCCCCCGACGACGCCCTCTCCCTCGCCCGAGCGGCCGACGAGGTCCTCATCGCCCGGCTCCGACGCTCCGCCGAGCGGGCCTGTACCGCCACGGTTGGCCAGCCTCGCGGCGCGGTCGTCTGCGGCTCTGGATCCTTCCTGGCCCGTCGGGTCGCCCAGCACCTGATCGAACCCGGCGACCCGATCCTCGCGATCGACGACGTCTGGGGGCCCCTCGCGTCTCATGCCGGCTGCGCCTACTCCCTCGTCGTCCTCGCCGGGGAACGTGCCCATCCGGAACCGTCCTGA